In Brevibacillus brevis NBRC 100599, a single genomic region encodes these proteins:
- a CDS encoding thioredoxin family protein, whose product MSVVNHNSWFEKGMSFTAYKESMNVNKEELSRVYDQLTFTDEDMAVWKDLSQRNWKGVVLTADWCGDASLCVPVIQRIAEESNIELRFLIRDENLELMDQYLTNGTARAIPIFIFLDQDGYEARVWGPRSQEVQEMITTARAGLPAADAPDFEEKQKELYRNFKQQISTDPAIWRTVIESVKAKLQG is encoded by the coding sequence ATGTCTGTCGTGAATCATAACAGTTGGTTTGAAAAAGGAATGAGCTTTACGGCGTACAAAGAAAGCATGAACGTCAATAAAGAAGAGCTGTCCCGTGTGTACGATCAGCTCACATTTACTGACGAGGATATGGCTGTCTGGAAGGATCTCTCCCAACGCAATTGGAAAGGGGTCGTCCTGACCGCAGACTGGTGTGGGGATGCTTCCTTATGTGTTCCTGTCATTCAGCGAATTGCCGAGGAAAGCAACATCGAATTGCGCTTTCTCATCCGTGACGAAAATCTCGAGCTGATGGATCAGTACTTGACCAATGGCACAGCACGTGCGATTCCGATCTTTATTTTCCTCGACCAGGATGGCTACGAGGCAAGAGTTTGGGGACCTCGTTCTCAAGAAGTTCAGGAAATGATTACGACTGCCCGTGCTGGATTGCCGGCTGCTGACGCTCCTGATTTTGAGGAAAAGCAAAAGGAGCTGTACCGCAACTTTAAGCAACAGATTTCAACAGACCCTGCCATTTGGCGTACGGTGATTGAGAGTGTGAAAGCGAAGCTGCAAGGCTAA
- a CDS encoding MFS transporter, producing MNMNAQENSERPILFLMINMFIAMLGIGLIIPILPEFLKEFGAGGETAGYLVAAFGVTQFLFSPIAGEWSDKYGRKIMIVMGLVLFTISNLVFALAEQTWVLYLSRLIGGIGAAAMIPSMLAYVADITTEDKRGKGLGMLGAAMSLGFVIGPGIGGFLAELGLRMPFYISAAVGAVATLGSIFFLSESLPKEKQLASRNAKDKQENIFLQLGKSFQSSYFIMLVLVFTMTFGLANFEVIFPLFVDAKFAYTPRDISIIITVGALAGTIVQAALIGKLITRFGEKKLINVTFFLSAVSMVMMLLSGNFWYMLIMTVLFFTLTSIMRPAINTLISKRAGDEQGFVAGMNNAYMSLGNIFGPAVAGTLYGVHLNAPYLFGAIILVLSLFLSQVESRRSVKRVVA from the coding sequence ATGAATATGAATGCACAAGAGAATAGTGAGCGACCGATTCTCTTCCTGATGATTAACATGTTTATCGCCATGCTGGGAATTGGCTTGATTATTCCGATTTTGCCCGAGTTTCTTAAAGAGTTCGGCGCGGGTGGGGAGACGGCTGGATACCTGGTGGCGGCTTTTGGTGTGACTCAATTTCTTTTTTCTCCGATTGCGGGGGAATGGTCAGATAAGTACGGTCGTAAAATCATGATTGTAATGGGACTCGTCCTGTTTACGATCTCCAACCTGGTTTTTGCCTTGGCTGAACAGACATGGGTGCTCTACCTTTCTCGTCTGATCGGCGGGATCGGGGCAGCAGCGATGATTCCGTCGATGCTGGCATATGTAGCGGACATTACGACCGAGGATAAACGTGGAAAAGGACTGGGGATGCTCGGAGCCGCCATGTCTCTCGGATTTGTTATCGGACCTGGTATTGGCGGATTTTTGGCAGAGCTTGGCTTGCGCATGCCGTTCTACATTTCCGCGGCAGTTGGTGCGGTAGCTACACTCGGTTCCATCTTCTTCTTGTCAGAATCTCTTCCGAAAGAGAAGCAGCTCGCGTCACGAAACGCCAAAGACAAACAGGAAAACATCTTCTTACAACTCGGCAAGTCGTTCCAATCGTCGTACTTCATCATGCTGGTACTGGTCTTTACGATGACGTTTGGCTTGGCGAACTTCGAAGTTATCTTCCCGCTGTTCGTCGATGCAAAGTTCGCTTATACTCCACGTGATATTTCCATCATTATCACAGTGGGAGCACTTGCCGGTACGATTGTGCAGGCAGCGCTGATCGGCAAGCTCATTACTCGTTTTGGCGAGAAAAAACTCATTAACGTGACGTTCTTCTTGTCTGCTGTTTCGATGGTGATGATGTTATTGTCGGGTAACTTCTGGTATATGCTGATTATGACGGTTCTCTTCTTTACCCTGACGTCGATTATGCGTCCAGCAATCAACACGCTGATCTCCAAGCGTGCGGGGGATGAACAGGGCTTCGTAGCGGGGATGAACAATGCGTATATGAGTCTGGGGAATATTTTTGGCCCAGCAGTGGCAGGTACGTTGTACGGGGTGCATTTGAACGCACCGTATTTGTTCGGCGCGATTATCCTGGTTCTTAGCTTGTTCTTGTCGCAGGTGGAAAGCCGTCGCAGCGTGAAGCGCGTCGTGGCCTAA
- the ileS gene encoding isoleucine--tRNA ligase, with protein sequence MRKVDVKEKARARELRVLEQWRKNDTFRKSMDNRLGMPNFVFYEGPPTANGQPHIGHVLGRVIKDFIGRYKTMSGYRVVRKAGWDTHGLPVELGVEKRLGISGKQEIENYGVAKFVEECKNSVFEYEKQWRELTEGIAYWTDMEHPYVTLTNDYIESVWHILSDIHKKELLYKGHRVSPYCPDCQTTLSSHEVAQGYEDVKDLSATVKFKSKTSDDYFLAWTTTPWTLPANVALAVNKELDYVRVKHKDEVYVVAKNLAEKVFKEDYEVLTTHKGAELVGTPYEPPFGYIKVNHGHIVVDADYVSDTSGTGIVHTAPAHGEDDYRTTRQHGLDFVNVVNLAGRYTDQISDFAGRFVKDCDVDIVKDLSHRGLLFSKERYEHSYPFCWRCKSPLLYYAMESWFIKTTAIKDQLIENNSKIDWYPGHLREGRFGKFLEELVDWNISRNRYWGTPLNLWLCQDCGSEYAPGSVKELREKSVAPIDEKLELHKPFVDEVKLRCSCGGTMERTPEVIDVWFDSGSMPFAQYHHPFGDEKVFEEQYPADIISEGIDQTRGWFFSLLAVSTLYNGKAPYKAVISTGHVLDEHGQKMSKSKGNGIDPWEVIEEFGADAFRWALLSDSAPWSSKRFSKRIVAEAKYKVIDKIHSTHDFYSLYGLIDAFKPEEHPTQPPVNKLDRWIFSRLNTTLQHVVKGLETYDFMNPAGHIEAFVDELSNWYIRRSRDRFWSSGMTPDKVSAYQTLREVLLTLAKMIAPYAPLIAEDLYGNLGGEGSVHLTDYPKVNTEAIDETLERDMETARNIVELARNVRNETGLKTRQPLSELIVTMEQPFNLERFASIIEDEINVKNIRVEQSDSSFVTYHFKLNLKVAGKKYGQLVGPIQGYLKELEAADAQKAVDNGYLDVEVAGERVRLTLDELLVEKQGKQGFASASGYQLHVALNTTLTEELEQEGLVREVIRVIQDARKKLDLPIDKRVQLTLDVDDELRAALERFDHVLRGSVLVSDVSFAKIADRETVSIGDKTLGLHIG encoded by the coding sequence ATGAGGAAAGTAGACGTAAAAGAAAAAGCAAGGGCACGAGAGTTACGTGTTTTGGAACAGTGGAGGAAAAACGATACATTCCGCAAGTCAATGGACAATCGGCTGGGAATGCCAAACTTCGTCTTTTATGAAGGTCCTCCGACCGCCAACGGACAGCCGCATATCGGTCACGTGCTCGGACGGGTCATCAAGGATTTTATCGGGCGCTACAAAACGATGTCCGGCTACCGTGTCGTCCGCAAAGCAGGCTGGGATACACATGGTCTTCCGGTAGAGCTTGGGGTGGAAAAGCGACTTGGCATTTCCGGCAAGCAGGAGATCGAAAACTACGGGGTGGCCAAGTTTGTCGAGGAGTGCAAAAACAGCGTATTCGAGTACGAAAAGCAATGGCGTGAGCTGACGGAAGGCATCGCCTATTGGACGGATATGGAGCATCCATATGTGACGCTGACCAACGATTACATCGAAAGCGTCTGGCACATTCTTTCTGACATTCATAAAAAAGAACTGCTGTACAAAGGGCATCGTGTCAGTCCGTATTGCCCGGATTGCCAGACGACGCTCAGCTCCCATGAAGTGGCGCAAGGCTATGAAGACGTGAAGGACTTGAGTGCAACGGTCAAATTCAAAAGCAAGACAAGCGATGACTACTTCCTCGCGTGGACGACAACGCCATGGACACTTCCAGCCAACGTGGCTTTGGCTGTAAACAAAGAGCTCGATTACGTGCGGGTGAAGCACAAGGATGAAGTGTACGTCGTAGCAAAAAATCTCGCGGAGAAAGTCTTCAAGGAAGACTACGAGGTTTTGACCACGCACAAAGGCGCAGAATTGGTCGGTACCCCGTATGAGCCGCCTTTTGGCTATATCAAGGTAAACCATGGGCATATCGTCGTCGATGCGGACTATGTCAGTGATACGAGCGGAACGGGTATCGTGCATACTGCGCCAGCGCATGGGGAGGATGACTATCGCACGACCCGTCAGCATGGACTTGATTTCGTGAACGTCGTGAATTTGGCTGGTCGTTATACGGATCAAATCTCAGATTTCGCAGGTCGGTTCGTGAAGGATTGCGACGTCGATATCGTTAAAGACTTGTCACATCGCGGTCTGCTGTTTTCCAAGGAACGCTACGAGCATAGCTATCCGTTCTGCTGGCGCTGCAAATCGCCACTGCTCTACTATGCGATGGAGAGCTGGTTCATCAAAACGACAGCGATCAAGGATCAGCTGATCGAAAACAATAGCAAGATCGACTGGTATCCGGGCCACTTGCGCGAAGGGCGCTTCGGGAAATTCCTCGAAGAGCTTGTAGACTGGAATATTAGCCGCAACCGGTATTGGGGAACGCCGCTCAATTTATGGCTTTGTCAGGATTGTGGCAGCGAATATGCGCCAGGCAGTGTAAAAGAGTTGCGTGAGAAATCTGTGGCACCAATCGACGAGAAGCTGGAGCTGCATAAGCCGTTTGTGGATGAGGTGAAGCTGCGCTGCTCTTGCGGCGGTACGATGGAGCGGACTCCTGAGGTCATCGATGTGTGGTTCGACAGTGGTTCGATGCCGTTTGCTCAATACCATCATCCATTCGGAGACGAAAAGGTGTTCGAGGAGCAGTACCCAGCCGACATCATTTCGGAAGGAATCGATCAGACGCGGGGCTGGTTCTTCAGCTTGTTGGCAGTCTCTACCCTGTATAACGGAAAAGCACCCTACAAGGCGGTCATCTCTACCGGTCACGTTTTGGATGAACACGGTCAGAAGATGTCTAAAAGCAAAGGAAACGGGATCGATCCGTGGGAGGTAATCGAGGAGTTCGGTGCAGATGCGTTCCGTTGGGCGCTTTTGTCTGACAGTGCGCCGTGGAGCAGTAAGCGCTTCTCCAAGCGGATCGTCGCCGAGGCGAAGTACAAAGTGATCGATAAGATCCATAGCACGCATGATTTTTATTCGTTATACGGCTTGATCGATGCATTCAAGCCAGAAGAGCATCCAACACAACCACCTGTGAACAAGCTGGATCGTTGGATATTTTCCCGCTTGAATACCACCTTGCAGCACGTGGTAAAAGGTCTGGAAACCTACGATTTCATGAATCCGGCGGGGCATATCGAAGCGTTCGTCGACGAGTTAAGCAACTGGTACATCCGTCGTTCGCGGGATCGTTTCTGGAGCAGCGGGATGACGCCTGACAAAGTATCTGCTTACCAGACCCTGCGAGAAGTGTTGCTGACGCTGGCGAAGATGATCGCACCATACGCGCCGCTGATCGCAGAAGATTTGTATGGCAATCTGGGGGGAGAAGGCAGCGTTCATTTGACTGACTATCCGAAAGTGAACACAGAAGCAATCGACGAAACCCTTGAGCGGGACATGGAAACGGCTCGAAACATCGTGGAGCTGGCGCGAAATGTCCGCAACGAAACCGGACTCAAGACCAGACAGCCTCTGTCCGAGCTGATCGTAACGATGGAGCAGCCATTTAACCTCGAGCGATTTGCTAGCATCATCGAAGACGAGATCAATGTCAAAAACATTCGGGTAGAGCAAAGCGACAGCAGCTTTGTGACGTATCATTTCAAGCTCAACCTGAAGGTAGCCGGGAAAAAATATGGCCAGCTCGTTGGGCCAATCCAAGGGTATTTAAAAGAATTGGAAGCAGCCGATGCACAGAAGGCAGTGGACAATGGCTACTTGGATGTGGAGGTCGCAGGCGAGAGGGTGCGGCTTACGCTAGATGAGCTGCTTGTGGAAAAGCAAGGGAAGCAAGGCTTCGCTTCTGCATCCGGCTATCAGCTTCACGTGGCCTTGAATACGACACTCACAGAAGAGCTTGAGCAAGAAGGCTTGGTTCGTGAGGTCATCCGTGTCATTCAGGATGCACGCAAAAAGCTGGATTTGCCTATCGATAAACGTGTCCAGCTCACCTTGGATGTGGACGATGAGCTACGAGCAGCATTAGAGCGCTTTGATCATGTTTTGCGTGGGAGCGTACTCGTTTCAGATGTGTCTTTTGCGAAAATAGCAGATAGGGAAACCGTTTCGATCGGAGACAAAACTTTAGGCTTGCACATCGGGTAA
- a CDS encoding Gfo/Idh/MocA family protein, translating to MDQVKWNVGVIGAGVMGERMMNAIRTHEKFRVAAVSDVSAERAQEAAQKSGDVPWYTNYKELLKKVELDVIYLAVPPKFHHVIALDVLAHKKHLLCEKPLANSLTEAQEMLEAANNAGVVHAMNFPLYYQSVFPELTRRLEAIGDVRRIDILTHFHQWPRPWQQTPWLAGREQGGFIREVLPHFTHLTYELFGDLHVVHSEVDYPADPALCETGVSAILHLTDGTPVTINGLAGIAHEEHLDYRVYGSKGTLSVVNWSNLFVGGHGEALVPAEVPQQDRLSLLLDELSIAMNGGDARLVTFETGVKVQQVLEALLGHEKVHYIK from the coding sequence ATGGATCAAGTGAAATGGAACGTTGGGGTGATTGGTGCAGGCGTCATGGGCGAACGCATGATGAACGCGATCCGTACCCACGAAAAATTTCGAGTAGCTGCAGTGAGTGATGTATCAGCGGAAAGAGCACAGGAAGCCGCGCAAAAGTCCGGCGATGTGCCTTGGTACACAAATTATAAGGAATTATTGAAAAAGGTAGAGCTGGACGTCATCTATTTGGCAGTTCCTCCGAAATTCCATCATGTGATTGCCCTGGATGTGCTGGCACACAAAAAGCATTTGCTCTGTGAAAAGCCGTTGGCTAATTCCTTGACAGAAGCGCAAGAAATGTTGGAAGCAGCAAATAACGCAGGGGTTGTCCATGCGATGAACTTCCCGCTCTACTATCAAAGTGTTTTTCCTGAACTAACCCGCAGACTCGAAGCAATCGGAGATGTCCGCCGTATCGATATCCTGACGCATTTTCACCAGTGGCCGCGTCCATGGCAGCAAACACCTTGGCTGGCTGGTCGTGAGCAAGGCGGTTTCATCCGTGAAGTGCTGCCTCATTTCACTCACCTGACTTACGAGCTCTTCGGAGACCTGCATGTAGTCCACTCAGAGGTAGACTATCCAGCAGATCCTGCGCTATGTGAGACAGGTGTATCGGCCATTCTGCATCTGACAGATGGTACCCCGGTTACGATCAATGGCTTGGCGGGTATCGCGCATGAGGAGCATTTGGATTATCGCGTGTACGGGTCAAAAGGAACGCTGAGTGTCGTGAACTGGAGCAATCTGTTTGTGGGTGGACACGGCGAAGCGCTCGTTCCGGCTGAGGTTCCGCAGCAAGACCGTCTCTCCCTGTTGTTGGATGAGCTGTCTATTGCGATGAACGGTGGCGATGCCCGACTGGTTACATTTGAAACAGGCGTGAAAGTACAGCAAGTGCTGGAAGCATTGCTCGGACATGAAAAAGTACACTACATCAAATAG
- a CDS encoding TetR/AcrR family transcriptional regulator encodes MRKGEKTKLYIIQKSAELFNQYGYTGTSMQDIMDATGLTKGALYRAFASKDEIAIEAFKYAGEVLNEHFAAVLEKQDTATAKLVAMAKVYSDAVNNPPLQGGCPLLNTAIESDHSFPVLRDYAVAAYQETISFMQGLLEEGISQGEFRSEMDAEAVASVIFSSIEGAIMASRLTHDNKHVHFASKHIEQLLQSYRP; translated from the coding sequence ATGCGAAAAGGAGAAAAAACAAAGCTGTATATTATCCAGAAGTCAGCAGAGCTATTTAATCAATACGGATATACAGGAACCTCCATGCAAGACATCATGGATGCCACGGGACTTACAAAAGGTGCCCTCTACAGAGCTTTTGCCAGTAAAGATGAAATTGCCATAGAGGCCTTCAAATATGCGGGAGAAGTATTGAATGAACATTTTGCCGCTGTATTGGAAAAACAGGACACAGCTACTGCAAAACTCGTAGCCATGGCAAAGGTGTATTCTGATGCGGTAAACAATCCCCCGCTCCAAGGTGGCTGTCCGCTTCTCAACACAGCCATCGAAAGTGACCATTCGTTCCCTGTTCTTCGCGATTATGCCGTTGCCGCTTACCAAGAGACCATTTCGTTCATGCAGGGATTGCTGGAAGAAGGAATCTCCCAGGGAGAATTTCGTTCCGAAATGGACGCAGAAGCAGTCGCTTCGGTTATCTTCTCTTCCATTGAAGGAGCCATCATGGCAAGCAGACTCACACACGATAACAAGCATGTCCATTTTGCCAGCAAGCATATTGAGCAGCTTTTACAGTCATACCGGCCCTAG
- a CDS encoding DUF2306 domain-containing protein, with the protein MNRIKPYSMVIFVACIAITYALVQNFIIDPEAKGFLSHKSDFNKERMNTSIWLTVMYVHLFFALIALICGVANFSDKLLAQKRKLHKVTGYVYLFSVLVVVVTSGYMAPYVTGGKVASWPFHLLNIIWPAITITALVKIKKRQVMKHKEWMVRSFVFLFTNMLIHLMKLIVEKVVGLPYELSYTIGVYAALIGLVVTAEIIIRTKLRARKKA; encoded by the coding sequence ATGAACCGTATCAAACCGTATTCGATGGTCATTTTCGTCGCCTGTATAGCGATCACGTATGCACTCGTGCAAAACTTTATCATCGATCCAGAAGCAAAAGGCTTTCTCAGTCACAAGTCTGATTTCAACAAAGAGCGAATGAACACATCGATCTGGCTTACGGTCATGTACGTCCATTTGTTTTTCGCCCTGATTGCCCTAATCTGTGGGGTGGCTAACTTTTCGGACAAGCTACTCGCCCAGAAGCGCAAGCTACATAAAGTAACAGGTTATGTTTATCTTTTTAGTGTGTTGGTTGTGGTAGTCACATCGGGGTATATGGCTCCTTATGTAACGGGCGGAAAAGTGGCGAGTTGGCCCTTCCACCTGTTGAACATTATCTGGCCGGCAATCACTATTACGGCGCTCGTCAAAATTAAAAAGCGCCAAGTCATGAAGCATAAGGAATGGATGGTCCGGAGTTTCGTCTTCTTATTTACCAACATGCTGATTCATCTCATGAAGCTGATCGTAGAGAAGGTGGTAGGCTTGCCGTATGAGCTCAGCTACACAATCGGTGTATATGCCGCCCTGATAGGACTTGTCGTGACGGCGGAGATCATCATTCGTACAAAATTGCGAGCACGGAAAAAAGCATGA
- a CDS encoding LysR family transcriptional regulator — protein sequence MNMEQMEAFIFVALTGSFSKTADLLYLSQPTVSMRIKALETTMGCKLFQRTGHTISLTKEGDLFLPYAKNIMHMLQEGQQAIQRSQGDVEGELTISTVFVSAFYILPDLVQQFQQLYPKIKLTILTGHSHQVLDMVLNHEVSFGIARAVTHPQINRIQLMPDDMVLAIYPDHPFGFRHQVSIEEVARERLILFNRGSLDWKLINNAFSHFQLQNNVIMEADNIEVVKRMVKQRLGIAFLPRFAISKDLDEGELQEVDVLNLPQINRNFELIYLKDTPVHGIMRTFIDFLMQCKALQQ from the coding sequence ATGAATATGGAGCAAATGGAAGCATTCATCTTTGTCGCCCTGACCGGGAGCTTCAGCAAAACGGCTGATTTGCTCTATCTGTCACAGCCCACGGTCAGCATGCGAATCAAGGCACTCGAAACGACTATGGGCTGTAAGCTGTTTCAACGTACGGGTCATACGATTTCTCTTACAAAGGAAGGCGATCTGTTCCTTCCTTATGCCAAAAACATCATGCATATGCTACAAGAGGGACAGCAAGCCATTCAGCGATCGCAAGGCGATGTAGAGGGAGAATTGACCATCTCCACCGTTTTTGTCTCCGCCTTTTACATTTTGCCTGACCTCGTCCAGCAGTTCCAGCAATTGTACCCCAAAATCAAGCTGACGATCCTCACCGGACATTCTCATCAGGTGCTGGATATGGTTCTAAACCATGAGGTGTCGTTTGGAATTGCTCGTGCCGTTACCCATCCACAGATTAACCGGATTCAACTGATGCCGGATGACATGGTCTTAGCGATTTATCCTGACCATCCGTTTGGATTCCGCCACCAGGTTTCCATTGAAGAAGTCGCACGTGAACGATTGATCTTGTTCAATCGGGGCTCGCTCGACTGGAAGCTGATCAACAATGCATTCAGCCATTTTCAGCTACAAAACAACGTCATCATGGAGGCTGACAATATCGAGGTCGTGAAGCGAATGGTCAAACAACGGCTGGGCATCGCCTTTTTGCCTCGGTTTGCCATCTCCAAAGACTTGGACGAAGGGGAACTCCAGGAAGTAGACGTCTTGAATCTGCCGCAAATCAACCGGAACTTCGAGCTGATTTACCTCAAGGATACACCTGTTCACGGGATTATGCGTACGTTTATCGACTTTTTGATGCAGTGCAAAGCTTTGCAGCAGTAG
- a CDS encoding dipeptidase — translation MARMPIIDLHCDALLKIWEKNGALSFADADELDVNRKRLHDGGVKLQCYAIWTSPELSTEQRFQKALDQIHYFYTEVLGKHPEMKQIRDWSDLDRLQEGEIGALLTLEGVEPIGNDLKKLHIFYQLGVRSVGLTWNFANLAADGALEPRNAGLTTFGKEIIQFHNEHKMLTDVSHLGEGSFWDTIELATYPIASHSNARAICDHPRNLTDEQAKALFAKGANVHVVYCTQFINETTPTTIDDLIKHIEHFCSLGGVRHIGLGSDFDGITAKVVGLEHAGQSQNLINELLKHYKEEEVRGFAYENFLRNRPV, via the coding sequence ATGGCGAGAATGCCGATTATCGATTTACACTGTGATGCACTTCTGAAAATTTGGGAGAAAAATGGGGCTCTGTCCTTTGCAGATGCGGACGAGCTGGACGTCAACAGGAAACGGCTACACGATGGCGGGGTGAAGCTACAGTGCTATGCGATCTGGACATCACCTGAATTGTCCACGGAGCAACGTTTTCAAAAAGCTTTGGATCAAATTCATTACTTTTATACAGAGGTTCTCGGAAAACATCCAGAAATGAAACAGATCCGTGATTGGAGCGATCTCGACCGTTTGCAAGAGGGAGAGATCGGAGCGTTGCTGACGTTGGAAGGGGTAGAGCCAATCGGTAACGATTTGAAGAAGCTGCACATTTTTTATCAGCTAGGGGTTCGCTCTGTGGGCCTCACCTGGAACTTCGCAAATCTCGCTGCGGATGGTGCGCTGGAACCAAGGAATGCCGGACTGACGACCTTTGGCAAGGAAATCATTCAGTTCCACAATGAGCATAAAATGTTGACGGACGTCTCGCATCTAGGAGAGGGCAGCTTCTGGGATACGATTGAGCTGGCTACATATCCGATCGCGAGTCATTCAAATGCACGAGCGATCTGCGACCATCCACGCAATCTGACGGATGAACAGGCAAAAGCGTTATTTGCCAAAGGCGCGAATGTACATGTCGTTTACTGCACCCAGTTTATCAATGAAACGACACCAACCACGATAGATGATCTAATTAAGCACATCGAGCATTTTTGTTCACTCGGTGGCGTGCGTCATATCGGGCTCGGCTCTGACTTTGACGGCATTACCGCAAAGGTCGTGGGCTTGGAGCATGCGGGGCAGAGCCAAAACCTGATCAACGAGCTGCTCAAGCATTATAAGGAAGAAGAAGTGCGCGGGTTTGCCTATGAGAACTTTCTGCGCAATCGTCCCGTGTAA
- a CDS encoding P1 family peptidase, whose protein sequence is MTKKMRQLSATISRLPVGEKNDITDVAGVRVGHVTIQHELDNDDYACTGVTAILPHGGSLFREKVTAASYVINGFGKTTGLVQVNELGVLESPIMLTNTFSVPAVTQGTLQYMLDTNEEIGDTTGTINIVVGECNDGHLNSIRRCVVRPEDAREAIQNATDQAVEEGAVGAGTGMIAFGYKGGIGSSSRIVVAEGHTYTLGSLVLSNFGNKNDFLGANLFTSCKSYENAVEKSEDGSIIIVLATDAPLSDRQLLRVAKRAGIGLGRTGSHFGHGSGDIVIAFSTAQKIPHQTTTITETRVQLREDHPIMNELFAAAAEATEEAIYHSLAQAVTTTGRKGRIVHAYPSQGLGQ, encoded by the coding sequence ATGACGAAAAAAATGCGGCAGCTTAGTGCGACAATTAGTAGACTGCCGGTTGGTGAGAAAAATGACATTACGGATGTAGCCGGAGTCCGAGTTGGACATGTGACGATCCAGCATGAGCTGGACAACGACGACTATGCATGTACAGGAGTGACAGCCATTTTGCCACATGGCGGCAGCTTGTTTCGGGAAAAGGTAACCGCAGCCAGCTATGTGATCAACGGCTTCGGCAAAACGACGGGACTCGTGCAAGTAAATGAGCTGGGGGTGCTGGAATCGCCGATCATGCTCACCAATACGTTTTCCGTCCCTGCGGTTACACAAGGGACTCTGCAATACATGCTGGATACGAATGAAGAGATCGGGGACACGACCGGGACGATCAACATTGTCGTGGGCGAATGCAACGATGGTCATCTCAATTCCATTCGCCGCTGTGTCGTGCGCCCGGAAGATGCTAGAGAAGCGATTCAGAACGCAACGGACCAAGCCGTAGAAGAAGGAGCTGTCGGGGCAGGGACGGGGATGATTGCCTTTGGCTATAAAGGTGGTATCGGCTCGTCTTCTCGTATCGTAGTGGCTGAGGGGCATACCTATACATTGGGGAGTTTGGTACTCAGCAACTTTGGCAACAAAAATGATTTCTTGGGAGCAAATCTGTTCACAAGCTGCAAAAGCTATGAAAACGCAGTAGAGAAGTCCGAGGATGGCTCCATTATCATCGTACTGGCGACAGATGCGCCGCTCAGCGATCGACAACTGCTTCGGGTAGCAAAGCGCGCAGGAATTGGCTTGGGACGAACGGGCAGCCATTTTGGGCATGGAAGCGGCGACATCGTCATCGCTTTTTCCACAGCACAAAAAATCCCCCATCAGACAACAACCATTACGGAAACGCGCGTGCAGCTACGCGAGGATCATCCGATCATGAACGAACTGTTTGCTGCTGCGGCAGAAGCGACAGAAGAAGCCATCTACCATTCCCTTGCACAAGCAGTCACGACCACGGGAAGAAAAGGACGCATCGTTCATGCGTATCCAAGTCAGGGCTTAGGACAGTAG
- a CDS encoding alpha/beta fold hydrolase: MYIEVEKGVTVFVEDLNPGPNSKTIFFVHGWPLNHNMFSYQFNVLPQHGFRCVAMDIRGNGQSDKPWSGYTYDRLADDIFVVLEALQIRDAVLLGFSVGGAISIRYMSRYEGRHISKLALVDAVSPSFVKMPGSPYGVSKEQADGLISQMYANLPELLNTVSLQFFNRNLGTAMLQWFVKMGLDSASYALIKIMQAAVKENVINDLGQIRVPTGIFHGIHDQLIPFKSAELTQQQIKGSKLFSFDNSGHGLPICQADDFNKKLMAFVQS; the protein is encoded by the coding sequence ATGTACATTGAAGTCGAAAAGGGTGTCACGGTTTTCGTTGAAGACCTCAATCCTGGCCCGAATAGCAAAACGATTTTTTTCGTTCACGGCTGGCCGCTAAACCATAACATGTTTTCCTACCAATTCAACGTACTTCCCCAGCACGGTTTCCGCTGTGTTGCCATGGACATACGCGGCAACGGCCAATCGGACAAACCATGGAGCGGGTATACGTATGATCGCTTGGCAGATGACATCTTTGTCGTTTTGGAAGCATTACAGATTAGGGATGCTGTCTTGCTAGGCTTCTCGGTGGGCGGAGCCATTTCGATTCGGTATATGTCTCGTTATGAGGGGCGGCATATTTCCAAGCTAGCGTTAGTGGATGCGGTTTCTCCTTCCTTTGTGAAAATGCCGGGTTCTCCATACGGCGTCTCGAAGGAGCAAGCGGACGGGCTGATCAGTCAGATGTACGCCAATTTGCCTGAGTTATTAAACACAGTTTCCTTGCAGTTTTTCAATCGAAATTTAGGGACTGCTATGCTCCAGTGGTTTGTCAAAATGGGGCTGGATTCCGCTTCCTATGCGCTCATCAAAATCATGCAAGCAGCAGTGAAAGAGAATGTAATTAATGACTTGGGTCAAATCCGCGTGCCGACCGGAATTTTTCATGGGATTCACGATCAATTGATTCCATTCAAAAGCGCCGAGCTCACCCAGCAGCAAATCAAAGGGTCGAAGCTGTTTTCGTTTGATAACAGTGGACACGGCTTGCCGATATGTCAGGCGGATGACTTTAATAAGAAGCTGATGGCGTTTGTTCAATCATAA